In one Acidobacteriota bacterium genomic region, the following are encoded:
- a CDS encoding DUF5335 family protein, translating to MYTSVIPSEEWVNFFNSFSCEHHGWLVSMEVFTEEIGAQVEAKNVPLAGIAVDMKGSGANNILITVGEKAGAQVTHTIRNPKQVSLERSNGGCDEALQIESVSGEQTLLRFCGAD from the coding sequence ATGTACACATCGGTCATTCCATCCGAAGAATGGGTTAATTTCTTTAATAGCTTTAGTTGCGAACACCACGGCTGGCTGGTTTCAATGGAAGTGTTTACCGAGGAAATCGGCGCGCAAGTTGAAGCCAAAAATGTGCCGTTGGCTGGAATTGCGGTTGATATGAAAGGAAGTGGTGCCAATAACATCCTGATTACAGTCGGCGAAAAAGCCGGGGCTCAGGTGACGCATACCATTCGAAATCCAAAGCAGGTGAGTCTTGAACGCTCAAACGGTGGGTGTGACGAAGCGCTGCAAATTGAATCTGTCTCAGGTGAACAAACCTTACTCCGGTTTTGTGGAGCGGATTAA
- a CDS encoding aldehyde dehydrogenase family protein, whose product MVEVAVEALRCWRSTPALARDKIVARAASLLEQHKEELSRILTREEGKCLSESRGELQRSINVADFCAGEARRMNGETIHSELPRNFIYTVKQPLGVVACVTPWNFPVAIPIWKICPALVAGNTVVFKPATITPGTAVRMVELFQEAGIPKGVLNLIIGAGSDAGDEIINHPAVKAVSFTGSNEVGIRLYENVSRRGVKAQCEMGGKNPVIVMPDADMELAVESTAQGAFGSTGQRCTATSRAIIHEAVADEFVARLRKKAEALVLGDGMDPGTQMGPSVDESQFKTVLRYIDIGKEDGATLVCGGERPTDDRLQNGYFVQPTIFDHVTPDMRLAREEIFGPVLSVLRASSFEQAMDFANDCEYGLSSSIFTNDANYVFRYVDEIETGMTHVNSPTTGGEAHVPFGGIKSTGIGDREQGSTALDFYTEIKVVYIDYTGRKREGNLY is encoded by the coding sequence GTGGTCGAAGTCGCCGTCGAAGCCTTACGCTGCTGGCGGTCAACACCGGCCCTGGCGCGCGACAAAATTGTCGCTCGGGCTGCCAGTCTGCTCGAACAACACAAAGAAGAACTGTCGCGCATCCTGACCCGCGAAGAAGGCAAATGCCTGTCGGAATCACGGGGCGAACTTCAACGTTCGATCAATGTGGCCGATTTTTGTGCTGGCGAGGCCCGCCGCATGAATGGTGAGACAATCCACTCTGAATTGCCCCGGAATTTTATCTACACGGTCAAACAACCGCTGGGCGTGGTGGCTTGTGTGACTCCCTGGAATTTTCCGGTGGCGATTCCAATCTGGAAAATCTGTCCGGCACTGGTAGCTGGAAATACCGTGGTTTTCAAACCGGCCACGATTACCCCCGGCACCGCTGTGCGGATGGTTGAACTTTTTCAGGAAGCCGGGATTCCGAAAGGCGTCTTAAACCTGATTATCGGCGCGGGTTCCGATGCTGGGGACGAAATCATCAACCACCCGGCGGTCAAAGCGGTGTCGTTTACCGGTTCAAACGAGGTCGGCATTCGGTTGTATGAAAATGTCTCGCGGCGCGGTGTGAAAGCTCAGTGCGAAATGGGCGGCAAAAACCCGGTGATTGTGATGCCGGATGCCGATATGGAACTGGCGGTTGAATCAACCGCCCAGGGCGCGTTTGGCTCCACCGGGCAACGCTGCACCGCCACCAGCCGGGCGATCATTCACGAAGCCGTCGCGGATGAATTTGTGGCCCGCCTCCGGAAAAAAGCTGAAGCCCTGGTGTTGGGCGATGGAATGGATCCAGGGACTCAGATGGGGCCGAGCGTGGATGAATCCCAATTTAAAACCGTGCTCCGCTACATTGATATTGGAAAAGAAGATGGGGCCACGCTGGTTTGTGGCGGCGAACGTCCGACCGATGACCGCCTCCAAAACGGCTATTTCGTGCAGCCAACCATCTTTGACCATGTGACGCCGGATATGCGCCTGGCCCGTGAAGAGATTTTTGGGCCGGTCTTGTCGGTGCTGCGCGCCAGTTCGTTTGAGCAGGCCATGGACTTTGCCAACGATTGCGAATATGGCCTGTCGTCTTCGATTTTTACCAACGATGCCAATTATGTGTTCCGCTATGTGGATGAAATTGAAACCGGGATGACCCACGTCAATTCACCTACCACTGGCGGCGAAGCCCACGTCCCGTTTGGTGGCATTAAATCAACCGGGATTGGCGACCGCGAGCAGGGTTCAACTGCTCTGGATTTTTATACCGAAATCAAAGTCGTCTACATTGACTACACAGGACGCAAACGAGAGGGGAATCTGTACTAA
- a CDS encoding metallophosphoesterase: MRNQKLFFLTLTLLSVLVTVGCQSPTSTPPTVAPTTPALPAKPEAPPIPELEGSQGIQFLAFGDFGTALPDQKLVAEAMAAKATRAPVQFALVLGDNFYPAGVQSVDDPQWQTKFESIYSQPSLNVDFYAVLGNHDYRLNPDAEVEYSKKPGTRWKMPDRYYAFSKKLDDQSEVRFFGLDTDPLCEEPEKPMTPAQINQQLTWLETELKKAATQKSPRVVWKIVFGHHPIVSGGAHGSTRSEHMVKVDKLLKKYGVDLYLCGHDHDLQHIVFEKMNYVVSGGGALTRKVGLTPFTKFAASDLGFAWFRVTPTVFNLEFFAGKDHLYQIAYTHSILAK; encoded by the coding sequence CTCCACACCTCCGACGGTTGCTCCGACGACTCCGGCACTACCTGCAAAACCTGAAGCCCCACCAATCCCTGAACTTGAAGGAAGTCAAGGCATTCAGTTCCTGGCCTTTGGCGATTTTGGCACCGCCCTACCCGACCAAAAACTGGTTGCTGAAGCCATGGCTGCCAAGGCCACGCGGGCACCAGTTCAATTTGCGCTGGTTCTAGGAGATAATTTCTACCCCGCCGGAGTCCAGAGTGTGGATGACCCACAATGGCAAACCAAGTTTGAATCCATATATTCACAACCCAGTCTGAATGTTGATTTTTATGCCGTGCTCGGAAACCATGACTACCGACTGAACCCAGATGCGGAGGTCGAATACTCGAAAAAGCCTGGCACCCGGTGGAAAATGCCGGATCGGTACTATGCCTTCTCAAAAAAACTGGATGACCAGTCCGAAGTCCGGTTCTTTGGACTCGACACCGACCCGCTCTGTGAAGAACCCGAAAAGCCCATGACACCCGCCCAAATCAATCAGCAATTGACCTGGCTGGAAACCGAATTGAAAAAAGCGGCAACGCAAAAGTCACCCAGAGTGGTCTGGAAAATCGTGTTTGGCCATCACCCCATTGTTTCCGGCGGAGCACACGGTTCCACGCGGAGCGAACATATGGTCAAGGTTGATAAGCTGTTGAAGAAATATGGAGTTGACCTTTACCTGTGCGGGCACGACCATGACTTGCAGCATATTGTTTTTGAAAAAATGAACTATGTGGTCAGCGGTGGCGGCGCACTCACTCGCAAAGTCGGCCTGACCCCGTTTACCAAATTTGCCGCCAGTGACCTGGGGTTTGCCTGGTTTCGGGTAACGCCGACGGTATTCAATTTGGAATTTTTTGCCGGAAAAGACCACTTATATCAGATTGCCTACACCCACTCGATACTGGCCAAATAG
- a CDS encoding long-chain-fatty-acid--CoA ligase, with the protein MINHTTADQCRNLPELVHFHTCRQPDKTFLISEIDGRTFTYAEFTTAIHRTAHLLTGHGIQKGDVVSLLMPNSVEYVIAYFACFQLGALAGPVNSLLKAHELTYVIGNSEAKAILVNSQFEPMIDEIKHDLPDLKSIIRFDLESDATADLRVEKCPEPEIDREDEAIIIYTSGTTGKPKGCLLTHGNLLANARQIKTWLGFDESDRLLTIMPLFHMNAVSVTTVTALFAGGSSVVSPKFSATKFWQIISDYQITSFGSVATMLSMLLKTYPDGIPPEFKTAQLRFGLCGSAPVPAEVMRQFEERFGFLIIEGYGLSESTCRSTFNPPDTRRRPGSCGMPIGNEMKVVDEDDQDVPDGEAGEIVMRGDNIFKAYFKNPDATAIAFRNGWFHTGDVGYRDPDGFYFIVDRKSDMIIRGGENIYPREIDEVLYSHPAVAAGAAVGMPDPLYGEDVAAFIVLKDGCHATEEDILQFCRGELADYKCPKVVYFVADFPKGPTGKVLKRELAKQLKNRG; encoded by the coding sequence ATGATCAATCACACAACCGCTGACCAGTGCCGAAATCTCCCTGAACTGGTTCATTTTCATACCTGCCGACAACCCGACAAAACCTTCCTCATTTCAGAAATTGATGGCCGAACATTCACTTATGCCGAATTTACCACGGCGATTCACCGGACAGCCCATCTGCTTACTGGTCATGGAATTCAAAAAGGCGATGTGGTCAGTTTGCTGATGCCCAACAGCGTCGAGTATGTGATTGCCTACTTTGCCTGTTTTCAGCTTGGGGCACTCGCGGGGCCGGTCAATTCATTGCTCAAAGCCCACGAACTGACCTATGTCATCGGTAATTCGGAAGCCAAAGCCATCCTGGTCAACAGTCAGTTTGAGCCGATGATTGATGAGATCAAACACGACTTGCCTGACCTGAAATCCATCATTCGGTTTGACCTGGAATCAGACGCCACGGCTGATCTTCGAGTGGAAAAGTGCCCGGAACCCGAGATTGACCGCGAAGACGAAGCCATCATTATTTACACCTCAGGCACAACCGGAAAACCCAAAGGCTGTTTGTTGACCCACGGCAATTTGCTGGCCAATGCGCGCCAGATTAAAACCTGGCTTGGCTTTGACGAATCGGACCGGTTGCTGACGATCATGCCGCTGTTTCATATGAATGCGGTTTCCGTCACAACGGTCACGGCACTGTTTGCGGGTGGGTCAAGTGTCGTCAGTCCAAAGTTTTCAGCCACCAAATTCTGGCAAATCATTTCTGACTACCAGATCACCTCGTTTGGCTCGGTAGCGACAATGTTGTCAATGCTTCTGAAAACCTACCCCGATGGAATTCCACCTGAGTTCAAAACCGCTCAACTCCGGTTTGGCTTGTGTGGGTCGGCGCCAGTTCCGGCTGAAGTGATGCGCCAGTTTGAAGAACGTTTTGGCTTTCTCATCATTGAAGGGTACGGGCTTTCCGAATCCACCTGCCGTTCGACCTTTAATCCGCCTGATACCCGCCGCCGACCTGGCTCCTGCGGAATGCCCATCGGCAATGAAATGAAGGTGGTTGACGAAGATGACCAGGATGTTCCGGATGGCGAAGCTGGTGAAATCGTGATGCGGGGCGACAATATCTTCAAAGCCTATTTCAAGAACCCGGATGCCACCGCCATCGCCTTTCGCAACGGCTGGTTTCACACCGGAGATGTCGGCTACCGCGACCCGGACGGCTTTTACTTCATCGTGGATCGCAAGTCGGACATGATCATCCGGGGTGGTGAAAATATTTATCCGCGTGAAATTGATGAAGTTCTGTACTCACATCCAGCGGTTGCGGCTGGTGCGGCAGTTGGAATGCCCGATCCGCTTTACGGCGAAGATGTGGCGGCGTTTATTGTCCTCAAAGATGGCTGCCACGCTACGGAAGAAGACATTCTCCAATTTTGTCGTGGGGAATTAGCAGATTACAAATGCCCCAAAGTGGTGTATTTTGTGGCTGATTTTCCCAAAGGTCCAACCGGTAAAGTTCTCAAACGCGAATTAGCCAAACAATTGAAAAACAGAGGATAG
- a CDS encoding aspartate aminotransferase family protein, with product MSTPEPKPAQSEIVRKHKEFLFPAVTMYYKEPVAIVRGEGMHVWDDSGTKYLDCFGGVLTVSVGHAHPKVTEAWVEQVKTLTHMSTLYANKPQSDLAEKLAEITPGKLKKSFFTSSGTEADDTAIMAAKLYTKRHEIVVLRHSYSGRSATSLSAMGHAPWRLLPTQVAGFVHAAAPYCYRCPFKLTYPSCELACANDIEELIRTTTSGQIAAFMAEPILGVGGFVVPPPGYFERAAEIARQYGGLFIADEVQTAWGRTGDKWFGIEHWNVEPDIITSAKGLGNGAPIGLTIATPEVADAVPSPTFSTFGGNPVSMAAALAVIKTIEEEDLRTHVKVVGNYLREKLDGLKEKYTMIGDVRGMGLMLGLELVKDQTTKEPNPQGLAEVFEETKKRGVLIGKGGLYGNVIRTGMPMIASKDNVDELAEALDASFAAVSNRS from the coding sequence ATGAGCACACCAGAACCAAAACCAGCACAATCCGAAATCGTCCGCAAACACAAGGAATTTTTGTTTCCCGCCGTGACGATGTACTACAAAGAACCCGTGGCCATTGTCCGAGGCGAAGGCATGCACGTCTGGGATGATTCAGGCACCAAATACCTTGATTGTTTTGGCGGCGTGTTGACGGTGTCGGTGGGCCACGCCCATCCGAAAGTCACCGAAGCCTGGGTCGAACAGGTCAAAACGTTGACCCATATGTCAACGCTCTATGCCAACAAACCACAGTCGGACCTGGCTGAAAAACTGGCTGAAATCACTCCGGGCAAACTGAAAAAATCCTTTTTTACCAGCAGCGGCACCGAGGCTGACGATACGGCGATCATGGCCGCCAAACTCTATACCAAACGCCATGAAATCGTGGTGTTACGGCATAGCTACAGCGGACGCTCGGCCACGTCGCTTTCCGCAATGGGTCATGCCCCCTGGCGATTGCTCCCAACGCAAGTAGCCGGGTTTGTTCACGCCGCGGCGCCCTATTGCTACCGCTGCCCGTTCAAACTGACCTATCCAAGTTGCGAACTGGCCTGTGCCAATGACATCGAAGAACTCATCCGGACGACAACTTCCGGCCAAATTGCAGCCTTTATGGCGGAACCAATTCTTGGCGTTGGTGGGTTTGTGGTTCCTCCACCAGGGTATTTTGAACGCGCCGCCGAAATTGCCCGACAATATGGCGGCTTGTTTATTGCCGACGAAGTCCAGACCGCCTGGGGCCGAACCGGCGACAAATGGTTTGGGATTGAACATTGGAACGTGGAACCCGACATCATCACTTCCGCCAAAGGCTTGGGAAATGGCGCCCCGATTGGGTTGACGATTGCCACACCTGAAGTGGCAGATGCCGTTCCAAGTCCAACGTTTTCAACCTTTGGCGGCAACCCGGTTTCGATGGCGGCAGCTCTGGCAGTCATCAAAACCATTGAAGAAGAAGATTTGCGCACCCACGTCAAAGTGGTCGGCAATTACCTGCGTGAAAAGCTCGACGGACTCAAGGAAAAATACACCATGATTGGCGATGTCCGGGGAATGGGCTTGATGCTTGGCCTTGAGCTGGTCAAGGACCAGACCACCAAGGAACCAAATCCGCAAGGACTGGCCGAAGTTTTTGAAGAAACCAAGAAACGAGGTGTCTTGATTGGAAAAGGCGGACTGTACGGAAACGTCATCCGCACCGGTATGCCGATGATTGCCTCAAAAGACAACGTAGATGAGCTGGCCGAAGCCCTCGACGCCTCGTTTGCGGCGGTTTCCAACCGATCCTGA
- a CDS encoding response regulator, with translation MNSADDDIRSPERYHKTQPDKAGPQPESQAAKETFLKNLHHNLQTPISIILGYTDILIDEVRAQMVVEFLPQLEQIKALGEELVTLVAQRLNTSRQLSATQELDLKECISDLYQEVRTSLLTVSSTSEQLLEQAEAQKLRLLVPDLMNVHSAAEHMLHFFKQVSRLSRLETSHLSVVTPASLSEAVRAMREAIKHQDFPSTVFRGTILVVDDNELNCDVLARRLVRQGYRAETVQSGLDALKILGEKEFDLVLLDILMPEMDGFQVLKRLKADQKMRYIPVIMISALTEIESVARCIEMGAEDYLPKPFNSMLMRARIDACLEKKRLHDQELQYLQLVSKLTSAAAAVESGAFHPSQLEEVTAHPGELGRLARVFTQMAREIAARETMLEAKIQERTLELARLVERLNLTVDQLQLSERKALEASRAKSVFLANMSHELRTPLNAIIGFVQMLQRKEPREADDREHLGIIRRSSEHLLGIINDVLSISKIEAGKVTLTETVFKLPRLLKTLEDMFRIRAQAKRLVINFELSKDLPRYVYGDEGKLRQILINLLNNAVKFTACGGITLRAQWLADKLQCEVTDTGLGMNADEIQTLFEPFTQTESGVKSAEGTGLGLTITRNYVRLMNGSIRIQSSPGRGTTVNFEVMLVPASKDTFYQEARRVVCLGDNQMIPKMLVVDDQNDSRLLLKEILTPIGFEVREARNGLEAVEIYKSWHPDVIWMDVRMPESDGYEATRAIRRLELTQTPNPGAFAPQTSIFAISAGVFDTDREAILSAGCDAFLAKPFHEIELFELLEHHLGLEFIYEEDVSFSPDMFGVINSDPISIPNENPILPDDWIDRMNNALDEGDIELSMALLEEVKFDNEQLVARLKLLLSSYKVEEIQDFLKEIKQRKG, from the coding sequence ATGAACTCTGCCGATGATGATATTCGATCTCCCGAGAGGTATCACAAAACCCAGCCGGACAAAGCAGGGCCGCAGCCGGAATCTCAGGCTGCCAAAGAAACGTTTCTGAAGAACCTCCACCATAATTTACAGACTCCGATCAGCATCATCCTTGGTTATACCGACATTTTAATTGATGAAGTGCGTGCCCAGATGGTGGTGGAATTTCTACCTCAACTTGAACAAATCAAAGCGCTTGGTGAAGAACTGGTCACGCTGGTGGCTCAACGGCTCAATACCTCACGACAGCTTTCGGCAACCCAGGAACTCGATTTAAAAGAATGTATTTCCGATTTGTATCAGGAAGTTCGGACCTCACTCCTGACCGTCAGCAGCACCAGCGAGCAATTGTTGGAACAGGCCGAAGCGCAAAAGCTGCGACTGCTAGTGCCTGATTTGATGAATGTTCATTCGGCAGCGGAACACATGCTCCATTTTTTTAAGCAGGTTTCCCGTCTGTCGCGCCTGGAAACCAGTCATTTATCAGTTGTCACCCCTGCCAGCCTGAGTGAAGCCGTTCGAGCCATGCGCGAGGCGATCAAACATCAGGATTTTCCCTCCACGGTGTTTCGAGGCACGATCCTGGTGGTTGACGACAACGAACTCAACTGTGATGTGCTGGCGCGAAGACTGGTCCGCCAGGGCTATCGGGCGGAAACGGTTCAAAGCGGGTTGGATGCCCTCAAGATCCTGGGTGAAAAGGAGTTTGACCTGGTTTTGCTCGACATTTTGATGCCCGAAATGGATGGGTTTCAGGTCCTCAAGCGGTTAAAAGCCGATCAGAAAATGCGATATATCCCGGTGATTATGATTTCAGCCCTGACCGAAATCGAAAGCGTTGCCCGGTGTATTGAGATGGGGGCGGAGGATTACCTCCCGAAACCGTTTAATTCCATGCTGATGCGGGCCCGCATTGATGCCTGCCTTGAAAAAAAGCGCCTCCACGATCAAGAACTGCAATATTTACAACTGGTTTCGAAATTGACCAGCGCCGCCGCCGCCGTTGAATCAGGAGCTTTTCACCCAAGTCAGCTCGAAGAAGTCACGGCCCATCCAGGTGAGTTGGGTCGCCTCGCCAGGGTGTTTACCCAAATGGCACGTGAAATTGCAGCCCGTGAGACAATGCTCGAAGCCAAAATCCAGGAACGCACCCTCGAACTGGCCCGGCTGGTCGAACGCCTGAATCTCACCGTTGACCAGTTGCAACTCTCTGAACGCAAAGCCCTTGAAGCCAGCCGGGCTAAAAGCGTTTTTTTGGCCAATATGAGCCATGAGTTGCGAACCCCACTCAACGCCATTATCGGATTTGTGCAGATGCTGCAGCGCAAGGAACCCCGTGAGGCTGATGATCGCGAGCATTTAGGCATCATCCGTCGCAGCAGTGAGCATTTGCTTGGAATCATCAATGACGTGCTTTCAATTTCCAAAATAGAAGCCGGAAAAGTCACCCTGACCGAAACCGTTTTTAAGCTTCCACGGTTGCTTAAAACCCTGGAGGACATGTTTCGGATCCGCGCCCAGGCCAAGCGACTGGTGATTAACTTTGAGTTATCAAAGGACTTACCGCGCTATGTATATGGAGATGAAGGAAAACTCCGTCAAATCCTGATTAACTTGCTGAACAATGCGGTCAAGTTTACGGCCTGTGGTGGCATTACCCTTCGGGCTCAGTGGCTGGCCGACAAGCTCCAATGCGAGGTCACCGACACTGGCCTTGGAATGAATGCTGACGAAATCCAAACCCTGTTTGAGCCGTTTACCCAAACCGAAAGTGGCGTGAAATCGGCGGAAGGAACTGGCCTTGGACTGACCATCACCCGAAACTATGTCCGTCTCATGAACGGTAGTATTCGGATTCAAAGCTCTCCTGGACGTGGGACCACGGTGAATTTTGAGGTAATGCTGGTGCCGGCGTCGAAAGATACGTTTTATCAAGAAGCCCGGCGGGTGGTGTGCCTTGGCGATAATCAAATGATTCCAAAAATGCTGGTGGTGGACGATCAAAACGATTCCCGATTGCTCCTCAAAGAGATTTTGACGCCGATTGGGTTTGAAGTTCGTGAGGCCCGCAACGGGCTGGAAGCGGTTGAAATCTACAAGTCCTGGCACCCGGATGTGATTTGGATGGATGTGCGGATGCCGGAATCCGACGGCTACGAAGCAACCCGTGCTATCCGGCGTCTGGAATTGACCCAGACTCCCAATCCAGGGGCCTTTGCTCCCCAAACCTCGATCTTTGCTATTTCAGCGGGGGTGTTTGATACTGATCGGGAAGCAATTCTGTCAGCCGGGTGTGATGCGTTCCTGGCCAAACCCTTTCACGAAATCGAATTGTTTGAACTCCTTGAACACCATCTCGGCCTTGAGTTTATCTATGAAGAGGATGTTTCCTTTTCGCCCGACATGTTTGGGGTCATCAATTCCGACCCGATTTCGATTCCAAATGAAAACCCCATCCTGCCTGATGACTGGATTGATCGAATGAACAACGCTCTCGATGAGGGTGATATTGAGTTGTCAATGGCTTTGCTCGAGGAGGTCAAATTTGACAATGAACAACTGGTCGCCCGGTTGAAACTCCTGTTGAGCAGCTATAAAGTTGAAGAAATTCAGGACTTTCTCAAGGAAATCAAACAGCGAAAGGGATAA
- a CDS encoding ChaN family lipoprotein, producing MRLLTIFFLSCLITLTSIFPVHSQQEGNSPQFSPYFRVFTGDGKPVAMADISQAMAGVDVVFVGETHNDPMAHSLELAILKRAHEAASSSPSDAGGRNAVLSMEMFERDTQPVLDEYLAGIISERHFLESSRPWTNYKGDYRPLVEFAREQKLSVLAANAPKRYANLVSRQGRNALSAALPRAAQWLPPVPYGFPSPAYKAKFEALFAQPGKPLPPSLSSTGSLQHGMGNLQYTLDAQSLWDATMAFSMAEEFLRHPNSLIVHVVGKFHCENRMGIPDHLLRYRPGTKFLVVTVEPADDITAFTEKHKGLGDFVILTDSKLPRSYEDK from the coding sequence ATGCGATTACTCACCATTTTCTTTTTATCCTGCCTGATCACGTTGACTTCAATTTTCCCAGTTCACAGTCAGCAAGAGGGAAACTCGCCGCAATTTTCACCCTATTTTCGCGTCTTTACCGGCGATGGAAAACCCGTCGCAATGGCTGATATTTCCCAGGCAATGGCCGGAGTTGACGTTGTCTTTGTGGGAGAAACACACAATGACCCAATGGCTCACAGTCTGGAACTGGCCATTTTGAAACGGGCGCATGAAGCCGCTTCATCCAGCCCAAGCGATGCCGGTGGACGAAATGCCGTGTTATCAATGGAGATGTTTGAACGGGACACCCAACCAGTTCTGGATGAATATCTGGCCGGTATCATTTCAGAGCGCCATTTTTTGGAAAGCAGTCGTCCCTGGACAAACTATAAGGGCGACTATCGTCCACTCGTGGAATTTGCTCGCGAACAGAAACTTTCGGTTTTAGCCGCCAATGCACCCAAACGCTATGCCAACCTGGTTTCGCGTCAGGGGCGCAATGCGCTGAGCGCCGCCTTACCCCGAGCTGCCCAATGGTTGCCGCCGGTTCCATATGGATTCCCAAGCCCAGCGTACAAAGCAAAATTTGAGGCCCTGTTTGCTCAACCTGGAAAACCGCTCCCACCGAGTCTGTCGAGCACAGGGTCGCTCCAACACGGAATGGGAAACTTGCAATACACACTGGATGCCCAGTCGCTCTGGGATGCCACCATGGCCTTCTCCATGGCGGAAGAATTCTTACGTCATCCGAATTCCTTGATTGTTCACGTGGTTGGAAAATTTCACTGTGAAAATCGGATGGGCATCCCTGACCATTTGCTTCGCTATCGGCCAGGGACAAAATTTCTGGTCGTCACGGTTGAGCCTGCCGATGACATCACCGCTTTCACTGAAAAACACAAAGGACTGGGGGATTTTGTCATTTTGACGGATTCAAAATTGCCCCGGAGTTATGAGGATAAATGA
- a CDS encoding helix-turn-helix transcriptional regulator, with amino-acid sequence MSNKSDEKYHQIFGCVAAQATRSAIVSKESFKKEEGYPWPRASVEHKDARGTIEMRPVVLDERPLIPPDELARLSQAMWAQREKLTDLEADALDMLCASWLTGQKTPKGGVVIDIDDCLKMRGLKPKVNGQGRRGGFEQEQRREMLSAFDRLSTIWIEMSEMTIYEPNGKATRGRGRKKNITVQSRAFVITDVLGQRRIDGLMDVQRFVARPGEVFGYFLEGPGRQVALLSAQALKYDPYRQKWEKRLLRYLAWIWKCEGSDCGTKEFRVSRLLAAVGDDVVGKRAHRTRDRFERALDTLKADGAICDWQYGQWDEEIATERGWREKWFEAPVVIEAPDALKEHYVLIEEEMERENPVAALLAEPVDLCKSLRQARKDRGFSQIQLAEELGIGQAYLSKIESGRVSEKQIGPTLRAKFISWLRS; translated from the coding sequence ATGTCCAACAAATCTGACGAGAAATACCACCAGATTTTTGGCTGTGTCGCCGCCCAGGCTACCCGGAGCGCGATTGTCAGCAAGGAATCATTCAAAAAAGAGGAAGGGTATCCCTGGCCACGAGCCAGTGTCGAACACAAAGACGCGCGTGGCACGATTGAGATGCGTCCCGTCGTGCTCGATGAACGTCCGTTGATTCCTCCGGATGAACTGGCGCGGCTGTCGCAGGCGATGTGGGCCCAACGAGAAAAATTGACTGATTTGGAAGCGGATGCCCTCGATATGCTGTGTGCTTCGTGGCTGACGGGTCAGAAAACACCCAAAGGTGGTGTCGTGATTGACATTGATGACTGCCTGAAAATGCGTGGTCTCAAACCAAAGGTCAATGGACAGGGCCGACGCGGTGGGTTTGAGCAGGAACAACGGCGGGAAATGCTCTCCGCGTTTGACCGACTCTCAACCATCTGGATCGAAATGTCGGAAATGACGATTTATGAACCCAATGGCAAAGCCACTCGCGGGCGTGGGCGAAAGAAAAACATCACCGTTCAAAGCCGGGCCTTTGTGATTACTGACGTGTTGGGGCAACGCCGAATTGACGGCTTGATGGATGTCCAGCGCTTTGTGGCCCGCCCCGGCGAAGTCTTCGGCTATTTTCTTGAAGGCCCAGGGCGACAGGTAGCTTTGTTGAGTGCCCAGGCACTCAAATATGACCCGTACCGACAAAAGTGGGAAAAACGTCTGCTTCGGTATCTGGCCTGGATTTGGAAATGTGAAGGCAGCGATTGCGGGACCAAGGAATTTCGGGTGTCGCGACTCCTGGCCGCAGTTGGTGATGATGTGGTTGGAAAACGAGCCCATCGAACCCGCGACCGTTTTGAACGCGCCCTCGACACATTAAAAGCCGATGGGGCCATTTGTGACTGGCAATATGGGCAATGGGATGAGGAGATTGCCACCGAACGCGGCTGGCGTGAAAAATGGTTTGAAGCCCCGGTCGTGATCGAAGCCCCCGACGCCCTCAAAGAACATTACGTCCTGATCGAAGAGGAAATGGAACGCGAGAACCCGGTGGCCGCCCTCCTGGCCGAACCGGTTGACTTGTGCAAGAGTCTCCGGCAGGCCCGCAAAGATCGTGGATTTTCCCAAATTCAACTCGCCGAAGAACTTGGCATTGGGCAAGCCTACCTTTCCAAAATTGAAAGCGGACGGGTCTCTGAAAAACAAATTGGCCCGACATTGCGGGCCAAGTTTATTTCGTGGCTCCGAAGCTGA